Proteins from a genomic interval of Zingiber officinale cultivar Zhangliang chromosome 1B, Zo_v1.1, whole genome shotgun sequence:
- the LOC121985518 gene encoding tobamovirus multiplication protein 3-like, whose protein sequence is MDSRPLIRGLLDSPGEAEAATSVASSVLEVAAIALNRASSWWNGAETPVLLQDWIFRTLAVLYGIVAAVALIQLIRIECRVPDFGWTTQKVFHFLNFLVNGVRSVVFVLRRGVQHIRPEVFQHVVLDLPSLAFFTTYALLVLFWAEIYYQARAVSTDRLRPTFYTINAVLYTIQIAFWLVFWWKPIRPVIILSKLFLAGVSLFAALGFLLYGGRLFLMLQHFPVESRGRRKKLQEVGYVATICFLCFLVRCIMMCLNAYDKDADLDVLDHPILNLTYYLLVEIVPSSLVLFILRKLPPKRATQHHPIH, encoded by the exons ATGGATTCCCGCCCATTGATTCGTGGATTGTTGGATTCGCCAGGAGAGGCCGAAGCAGCTACTTCGGTGGCCTCTTCTGTGCTCGAAGTGGCCGCAATCGCGCTCAATAGAGCCTCCAGCTGGTGGAATGGTGCGGAAACCCCCGTCCTGTTGCAGGATTGGATCTTCCGTACCCTTGCAGTCCTCTATGGCATCGTTGCCGCCGTTGCCCTT ATTCAGCTGATCAGAATAGAATGTAGAGTTCCGGATTTTGGCTGGACGACGCAAAAGGTCTTCCATTTCTTGAACTTCTTGGTAAATGGTG TGAGGTCAGTTGTCTTTGTCTTAAGGAGGGGCGTCCAGCATATAAGGCCAGAG GTCTTTCAACATGTTGTTCTTGATTTGCCCAGCCTGGCTTTTTTCACTACTTATGCACTTCTGGTGCTGTTCTGGGCTGAGATATATTATCAG GCACGTGCAGTTTCGACTGATAGACTAAGGCCAACTTTCTACACAATTAATGCAGTGCTTTACACCATACAG ATAGCCTTCTGGCTGGTTTTTTGGTGGAAGCCCATTCGACCTGTGATTATCTTATCAAAGCTGTTTCTTGCAG GTGTCTCATTATTTGCAGCCCTTGGATTTCTTCTTTATGGAGGAAG GCTTTTCCTGATGTTACAACACTTCCCTGTTGAatcaagaggaaggaggaagaaattaCAGGAG GTTGGCTATGTGGCAACTATATGTTTCCTTTGTTTTCTGGTGAGATGCATAATG ATGTGCTTGAATGCATATGACAAAGATGCGGACCTTGATGTTCTTGATCATCCTATTCTGAACCTTACATATTATCTG